In a single window of the Elaeis guineensis isolate ETL-2024a chromosome 6, EG11, whole genome shotgun sequence genome:
- the LOC105047241 gene encoding cytochrome b561 domain-containing protein At2g30890, protein MLTLERGVIRGLASFLILVFLATLVTSFPDSHKPSQSHKTRKQNQLKLTPELSFQITLHAFLLWASIGFLMPVGIFIIRMSNRVECGKKLKVLFYSHVIVQMIAVLLATAGAVLAIMNFENSFNNTHQRTGLALHGLIWIQPLIGFLRPHRGVKVRSIWYFVHWLLGIGIPILGIINIYIGLHTYHERTSKSVKLWTVLFTAEIVIIAFIYLFQDRWDYMMKQGVILGDEQIRSTDHVPSPSTRLKELVSIA, encoded by the exons ATGCTCACTTTGGAAAGAGGAGTTATCAGGGGATTAGCAAGTTTTCTGATTCTTGTTTTTCTCGCAACATTGGTGACTTCATTTCCAGACTCTCATAAACCAAGTCAAAGCCATAAAACCAGAAAACAAAACCAACTGAAG CTGACTCCCGAACTATCATTTCAAATCACACTCCACGCATTCCTTCTGTGGGCTTCCATTGGTTTCTTGATGCCTGTTGGGATATTCATAATTAGGATGTCCAACAGAGTTGAATGTGGCAAAAAGCTCAAGGTTCTCTTCTACTCCCATGTCATTGTGCAG ATGATAGCTGTCCTGCTTGCTACTGCTGGAGCAGTTCTGGCTATAATGAACTttgagaattccttcaacaacactCATCAGAGAACAGGGTTGGCACTTCATGGATTGATATGGATTCAACCTTTGATTGGCTTTCTCAGGCCTCACAG agGAGTGAAAGTAAGGAGCATATGGTACTTTGTGCATTGGCTACTTGGAATTGGAATTCCTATATTGGGGATCATAAACATTTACATTGGCCTGCACACCTACCATGAGAGGACCTCCAAAAGTGTAAAGTTGTGGACTGTTCTATTCACTGCAGAGATTGTGATCATTGCTTTCATCTATCTTTTCCAAGACAGGTGGGATTATATGATGAAGCAGGGTGTGATCCTAGGTGATGAGCAGATTAGATCTACTGACCATGTACCATCTCCAAGTACCAGGCTGAAAGAGTTAGTATCAATTGCCTAG